CTATAATAATTATTACTCCAAGTCCATTTCCTCTGCCCTGCCCCCTACATCAGGCTGGAACCCCTCCCTGGGCAGGGGCCTgaccttccctttctcttcttcccagGACACTGGAGGCCCCCACAGACTTAATCCCTGGTGCCTGTCAGCACAGTGAGACACAGGCCCCAGAGGCTCGAGACAGGATGAGGAGTGAGGGAAGCCACCACCCAGGACCCTGCCAGGAAGAGAAAATATGGCCCCAGTGACTACACACCTTGGTCTGGTACCAGGCCTCGGCCTCGGCCCGGCTGCGGTTGGCGATCTCCTCGTACTGGGCCTTGACTTCAGCAATGATGCTGTCCAAGTCCAGGGAGCGGTTGTTGTCCATGGACAGGACCACGGACATGTCTGAGACCTCAGACTGCAGCTCTTTCAGCTCCTGTAGGGACAGACAGAGCATCAGGGCTTGGGTGACACATTCCTGTCCCCATGCCCAGCCTGGGATCCCCTGCACTagggaaagataaagagggagGAGGCCAGAGTGGGAGCGAGTCACCTGGCAGCCAGAGGGCACAACAGACCCAGCACCGACTAAAGGGCTGTGCCAGCCCCGGCTCCCGGAAGAGCCCATCAGCAGCTTGTCAAATCAGAGTCTGGTGGGATCACAGAGGAAAAACCAGAGACAGAGTGTGGTGAACGGCGGTGGCTCCTGGCTATGATTTGCTGTGCGTGTTGGCCTCTGTTATGAAGAGGATCACTAGGGGGTGcgtaaaaaaaaagtcatagtcCACCCTATTTTGGACGGAACACTCGGCAGCCTTTAACACTGATGATACAGCCATATTTATGGACAGGAAACTACATCCATGATATACAGTTATGTAAAAAAGGTatgattctattttattaaatatgtatatttctgtatctttatgtatacatatatacagaaagaGCCTGAAAGGGTAGCTATCAAGATGATAAGAGCAGGTATAGGAaggttgttttcaattttatgctTTACCtaattttctagatttttttgcAATGAGTATGTACTTCATAACAAGaggaaaatatacatacacacacacatatatataacatgtgATAGACATATAAAGGCCCACAATGAGACTAGGAGGGCCCAAAATAAGCTTCAAGGATCCAGCCCCTGAAATTAACACATGTGGAAATTCTCTCAGAGATACAAATGGAGGCTGAATGTTCAGGTAAAAACGAgactgaagagaagtgaaaaccagTCTGTAATTTGCCTCTTGTGTAACTATGTCCCAGACCAGCCAGATGATCAGCTATACTATCTTCTGCCTAAGGCCAGAGCCTCACACTGATGGGATGAAGAGGTTTTTAATATCCTTCAGGGAAAGGCTCTTGAAGCTCAGGGCAGGGCAAGGCAGAGCAggaaaggagatgggaggggcaggcagagagagaggctggGTGGTAGGTGTAAACCCTCAGTCTCTCTTGACCTGGCTCCCCTTGCCAGCCCACCAGCCCACCCGTGAACCCTGTCACAGCCCAGATCCCTCAACATCCTCCTGGTTTCTTCCAGCCCCTCCCAATTCCCCTTTCTGACAAACAGTCATCCCATGTCTCTAAGAAGGCCAATTTTGACtgacacacccccaccccccaccctcaccccctcctGCTACACTGCCTCAGCTCCTCCTGAGCTCCTCGCCCACCACAGATTCCTGTAtctagaaaaactaaagagcagGGTCATCTCCCTTACATGCACCCAACACACACCCAGACTGACCCAGAGGCAGAGGGTGGACCAGATGGCCCCCTGGGTAGGACATGTAGGATGTGGCATATTTCCCACCCCTGAGGTCTTCACCTGCTCATAGAGGGTCCTAAGGAAGTTGATCTCGTCATTCAGGGCATCCACCTTGGCCTCCAACTCCACCTTGTTCATGTAGGCAACATCCACATCCTGGGAGGGGTGGTGGCAAGAAGGGGTAGATGGATGATAGCATGTTATCATACGTGAAACATTTGGCAGCCAGTACTGTCCAACCCCAAGACCAAACCCCACTGCCCTACCAAGAAACATACAGCAGCTCCATGCTGCCTGACACATCCACAGTGGGAAGTTCCCTCCAGTGGACCCGCCCAGGCTTTGAGATGGACGTTATCTCCACTCATCCCCAGGACTGGAGTGCCTTCTCAGCACTGACAGCCCAGAGCATTCTGAAGCCCCAAACCTAGCGCTTTACCAGTTCCTAAAGGCTTCAGTGGTTTAGACGCACCCCTGGCTCTGCCCCCTAGTGGCTATGTCACCTTGAACAAATCACCACAACTCCAGGAGCCTCAACTTTTCATTAGTCAAATAGGAGAGCATGAAATCATGCAGACTTCATGATACCACACCCAGAGATGAGAAATCTCCAGCCCAAATGTGTAACTGGAAACTTGGGTGATATTGAAGCAGGCAGGCCATAGATAACCCCACAAGTCCAGATGATGTCTGGGCCCCATCCTCTGCTGTGGGTTAGCTCCTGTGGGGAGTGCTCACTTCCACTCATCCCTGAATCTCCAAGGGCCCAGCACTCCAGGGCAGGTTACATTTCTGTGGATGGGCCTGGGACACTGAATAAGTGTACTTTAAATCATAGTCTTAAGTCAAGCCCTTATTCCTAAGGCCTTCCAAACTCAACTTGCACACCTCCAGGTATGGGAAGGCTCACTCTGCCTCAAGGCagcccatccattcattcagtattTCAGGCCTGCCATGTGCGACCCTCATCTGTAACTGAATGTTCTAACTGATAGAACACTTACTTATTGTGGGGTTGAAATTGCCCTCTCTAACCTACAACTTGTAGTCTTAATTCTAATCTTTCCAAGCCCAGAAACAAGTCTACTGACTCGccagacacacgcacacaaacacaccaaccatacacacacacgcgcgcgcacacacatacatgcacacaataTTATAGCCTTATAAAGGGTCTGATTTTCAGATCTCTCCTTCTCCAAGCCCATCATTTCCCTTTTATACACCCAGCCAGACTCTGACCACAGGTTCCTATTGGTTGCTTTGGTGAGAGGCATGGGATCCCCCCGCCCCTCTGTTTCTACAGCATCCCCTACCCTCTGTGTCTGCCCCCCTCACCTTCTTCAACACCACGAACTCATTCTCAGCAGCCGTGCGACGGTTAATTTCATCTTCATACCTGCAGCAAAGAAGGGGAGCAAGGTGTTGGTGCAGCTCTGCCTCCATCCCCTCATATCCTGTGTGAAGGTCTGCCCTGCATCACCTTCACTCCCTCCTTAATGAcacggtagctcagctggtaaagaatctcagcaatgcaggagaccctggttcgattcctggatcaggaagaaccactggagaagggacagactacccacttccatattcttgggcttccctggtggctcagctggtgaagaatccacctgcaatgtgggagacctgggttcaatccctgggttgggaagatcccctggagaagggaacagccacccaccccagtgttctggcctagagaattccatggactatatagtccatagggtggcaaagagtcagacacgactgagcgactttcactttcatttatgaaACATGTCCCTGACTCGTCCATATGGCTATTCCTAGGACTTTGAGTCttggcaggggttgggggtgggggagcagggcaCATATGTGAATTAAAGCACAGAGGCTGCATACCCTGGGAGTGAGAAGGCAGAGAACAGCCATGCTTATGGACCGCTTCATATGGCCCTGCCCCGTTATCTGCTTCCTATGCATTCACTAATTTAATGTCCACAACAATCCTGTAACAATGGTGCtgtgactcacaggaaaaggaacagAGGCACTGAGAGGCAAAGTACTCCATCTAGTCATCAAGCTGCTAAGTGCAAAGCCCAGACTTAAAGCCTGGTCATCTGACCCTTGAGCTTAACCTGCTTAATCTCATTGGCTGAGGGTAAAGAAGGCGCCTGGAAAGGAGGAAACCTGTGGACTCAGGAAGAAGAACCAGGTCCCAAGTAGGTGGTGAGCCCCCATCCTTACTCTCACAGCGCCCTTCCCATCCTTCTTTCTCTCAAGGAGCCAGCCCCCTGCCCATAGGAGGACACAGCAAAGCACAGAGCAAGAAGGCAGGTGGGCCTGACCCAGTGTTTACTTGAGGATTCAAAACAAGTCTCAGAAACTGAAACTCAACAGTGCACAAGCTTCTGGAGAACAACAGGGGCGATGTGGGGCAGCTTCAGTGGGGAGCAGGATGCTGGGGCAGGCAGAGGCCCTCCAGGAGTCCAGGCCCCCCAAAGTtcattccccctcccccagcctctagAATAGTTAGAAAAATATCTACAAGGCTGTCTGTCTATTCCTGCCGTGCTGCTGGGCCCAGAGTGCACACGAATGAGGGCTCCCTGGGTAGCTGCATCAGGACCCCTCCCCACATCCCCTTCCAGCTCCTCCTTCAGCCTGGCCCGGAGCTCAGCCTGGCTCCCCAGGAAAGTGCTCTGGAGCTTTGGCTGGGGGGAGCATGTGTGCACACCTGCACCCCTGACGGCAGGGGCTCACAGGCTGTCCCAGGCCTCCCCTGCCCTGCACCTGTCTGGTTCCACCTGGTGTGGGATTAATCCTGTTGACTGTTGCCCTGGGGAAGttaggggaggggggaagggacaCTCCCTTCAGAGGCCTTTGTTTGTTCTACCTCCAGTCAGAGGAAGTGGCCCTGCTCAGCTTAGTCATACACCCCCGGGCAGAGCACAGAACTCACTCATTACCTGCCCCCTACCCCTGTGCCCACAGGGCAGGGATGCCCACTCAGCCTCTGGCCTTGGTTTCTATTCAGTGAGAACAGCGGGCACCTCAAACACCTGCCCTCAAAGCCAGCCTCCAcactccctgcccctcctcacaGCCTCCTTTCTGGTTCCTGCTCTGGCCAGAacgccccatccccaccccaaccaCAGCCTCTGCAGCCTCTCCCATCGCTCACGGTGATCATCCTCTCTGCTTCTTTCCTTCCCAAGTTGTCTCCATGTATGTCTCCTCTTGGGAGTCAGGGGCCCCAAAACAAGACCCAGCACTCCAAATGATCTACTCTGCAATCTCCATCAAGTCTCTGAAACTTGCTGGACTCTAATCCTCACAGGAACAAAATGGAGTTGTTCTAGAATAATCTGAGGGTCATACAAGTTCTGATGCACATCTGTCATAGGACATTTCTTGCCCTGCTGTCTCCTGGGCCCTGGTCAGGCTCCCAAAGGGAACAATATGGATCAGGAAAGGGTTGAGAGAGTTCTTTGGGAATGTCGGGAGAAAGGACCAGAATGACTTGGAAATGGCCCCcagagacaaagagaagaaaggggtGGAAAGGCAGGGAACCTGTGAATCAAGACCTTCCTTCCCTTCAGGGAATTATTGTACTGAGCAGCAATACCCCCTGACCTCTGACTCCAGAAGGATTATGAGAGGGTGAGTTGAGAGGAGCACATTGGCCCAGGGCACGAATCCCCAGAGTTTGCACTGGGGGATCATACTTATTCTTGAAGTCTTCCACGACATCCTGCATGTTCCGAAGCTCCACCTCCAGGCGACCCCCATCCAGCTGCAGGACCTCCAGCTGCTTCCGCAGGCCAGCAATGTGAGCCTCAAAGATGCCCGGGAGGCGGTTGCTCTTGGCAGACTTCTGCTCCTGCAGCAGCGCCCACTTGGTCTCCAGCAGCTTGTTCTGCTGCTCCAGAAACCACACCtagaaggagcaggaggaggaagctCATAAAGGGCAGACTGTGCTACTCAGAGTGCACTTGGGAGGGTCTGCAGCCACCTGGCAGAATCTGCACTCCCACTGGCTCTTCCCTCAAGCTGAGCCCCTAGCCCTTGgccctctcctccaggaagcccacccTGAACAAGCCTCTCCTCCAGGACTCTCTGTCTCCAGTGTGTCCAGGGCTCAGATCACTGACATGCCCCAGTGCTTATGCTTTAGGgtctcctccttcctctgctccccATCACACCACAGGTCATGGTCTCCACCTCCCTCTCGGAAGGGTTGCCTCCTTTCTATCTTCATCCTGAGCCTGACTTGGGCCCCCTCCCTTCAGGCTGGGAcactatctcttcctctgtcaatatcctcccttcccctcttccctctttGTCCAACAAGGCCTCAGGACAGGATGCTAGAATCAAGCCAGTGTAAAAGGAGCCCTAAGAAGCACCAGTATGACTGGTGGTGGGAAGCCAGCCTCCTCAAGACCAGCCACTCAGGCAGCAGGACCCGGGGGCTGCAGCTAAGTAGCAGGGGGAGGAAGCCTGAGCCTGGGGCTTCGTGTGGAGGCTGCCCCAGAACCTGAAGGATGTGTATGGTCTGAAGGGtgaaggagaggaggagatgggggaacAGAGAAGCGGAGCGGACACAAGGCAGGAGAGGAAAAGCCTGCTGCAGGCCCAGGGAGGAGGCCctggccctgctccaggggactaGCCCTTAGTTcctgggtccaatccccacaAGTCTGCGCCCCATCTTCACCCCCCACTCTTTGGGGACCTGAACAACCAAGAAAAACACCTCCTAAATAGCCCTTCCGGGgggcactcagtgcccccagtgGGCTCTCTCCAAGGGCAGGAAGAGCCTCACTTCCCACTACCAAACAGGATTGGAAGACCAGGTAGGTGGGGCAGCCAGGGCTGGGAGCCTCCCTCTCTCCAGCCCTTTATTTCCAGCAACGGCTAGAGAATAACTGGAGAGGACAGGTGGGAGGGTGAGGTTCTCAACCTACCCCATCTCCGACTCCACACAGCCCCCTCTCAGAGAAAGGGGCCCAGGGAAAGCAGTCCTGGCCCTGGCGTTTGGAGCTGAAAACTGGGCGCTAAAAGCGGCCCAAGAACTCCAGCTCACAGGACAGCCCCCGGCACACATTCCGGGAGGAAAAAGCAGGTTGATTTGGGTAGCTTGCCGGAAGAGAGAGGCTGAGGTTGGCAAAACAGCCACAGGATTCATGGGGAGGGTTCAGTCCCGGATATCGGAGCAAAGAGAGCCGGTACCAGCCCTCCCAGCGCCCGGCTCACGTGTGGCACGGCGGGGCGGCTGCGGGGCCTGGAGGCCGGCTCCTGGCAGTGGGGGAGCTCACCTTGTCGATGAAGGAGGCGAACTTGTTGTTGAGGGTCTTGATCTGCTCGCGCTCCTCCTGGCGCACCTGCTGGATGGCGGGGTCGATGTCCACCTGCAGCGGGGTCAGCAGGCTCTGATTGACGGTGACCGCGCGGATGCCGGTGCCCACCGGGGCCCCGTAGGACGAGCGCGCGGCCACTCGAGGCCGAGAGGCGCCCAAGCCatagaggctgctgctgctgccgaaGCCGCTGGGGCGCACGGAGCTCAGGCGCACCTGGGGGCCGCGGCCCGGGAAGGCGGCGGAGCGCGAGCTGAAGACCTGGGAGCCGAAGTGGAGCGACATGCTGGCTGGGTCGGGACAGAACGAGCGGCTGGAGACAAGGGGCTGAACTCGCCGACCTCGGGCAACAGGGCCGCTTTTATCCGCTAGGCGCGAGCGGATCGGCTTACACAGGTCGGGGCGGGGCTGGCCGCGCGCCACCTTTCTCTGCCCGCTGGCCCCTCCCGGGACCGCGCTTCCGCCCTCCGCGCGGTCCACCTGGCCGAGGCTTTCGGTCCCAGCCCGGGCCAGTCCAGGCTGGGCAGGAGGGCTGTAGACACCCAGACCCCTTGATGCAGGCGAGTGCAAAAATCAGTGGAAGACAGCGAGCCCAGTCCATCTgcgagtcagggaaggcttcctggaggaggcttgGGGAAGAGGTGAAGAATATCCAGATTTCTGACAGCAGAAAGATCAAGCAGTAAAAGATTGAGCTAAGAGGTGAACAAAATGTTCTAGTGCAGGAATCAgcaacccccccccccgaccccggTCCCCTCCCCAGGCTACTGAAAGCCAGAAAATCATTCCCACCCGAGTTCACCCCAACTTGAGAGATCAATCAGCTCAGTTCTTGCGTCAGCTAACCCCAAGGTGGGCCTGCCAGAGCTGGTTTCCCTGGCCACAGGCCCCCACACCTCATTTCTATACAGAGACTAGGCCAAGTGGGGCAGGACCCCAGTTCttgcccctctcctccccacccaggagcCATCTGAAGCCCAGAGGCCCCTGATAATAGTTACCCTGGGCCTGCCGTTCCCCCCACTCCCAAATCACATTCCTGTCCACTTACTTCATTTGTCTCAGGAGAAGAAGCGGACACCTGTGTGTATTTGGCACTTGGCACTAATCTTTTGTGTGTACATGCCTGCAGGTTCCTGGGCTTGGTTGTATACACATTCTATACACATTGTGTTTACATATGTGTTTGCATGATTGGGAATGAACTTATACAAACTGGAGTCTATTTGGGGGGAGCAGGTGGACAGGTGTGTCTGTGGATACACACTTGCACACTTTTGTAAGCACATCTGTGCAATGTGCTTGTATTTGCACTCAGACACTCCTGCCtactccccacccctgccacttTCCTATTTAAAGGTCCCCAGTTCTCATCATCTCCACCAGCTGAAGCCACCACCAGCAGTTTCAAACCCAGCCCGAGATGGGGATAAATGTGCTGGAACAAGGACGGCTGGACCCAGGAGCTCAGCACTGGCCTTCCTTCTTAGTCTCCTCCAGCCACACGTGCCCCACCCTCTGCAAGGCTCTGCTGCCCTTTTAGCTCTGCTAGAGAGGCAGCCAGAGAAGCCTTTGGAAAAGACAACTGACAGGACTGTTGTCATCTTTAGGCCACTTCTAGCCCCACAGGCCAAGTTGTCACTTCAGACCAAGCCCTTGGGGGCATCCTGGGTGGAGGAGGGTGGGCATGGAATGCGCTTCCTGGTTTTCATTTCAGTTAGACAAGGAGGACTAACCAGCAGCAACCCTTTCTCAGTGATCTCAGTGGAGACCcaggccccttcccctccctctcctccataCTGGTGTTGGGACAGCTCAGGCCAAGGGATGCCCAAGGAGACCTTCAGTGTATctgctgcagggtgtgtgtgtgtgagagagatagagacacagagacactcacatacatatatgcatatatacatacacgcaCATACACGTTCATACAAACATTCACCTACATGCACACCATGTCActtacagacacacatacacatacatatcacTCACATGAggacatgcacatacacacatatataccacatcacacactcacacactctgaAGTCCTTATCCCTCAGTGTTCATCCTCAACTCTTTTCCCCACTATCTCCCACCCCAGGCCCCTAGCCCTCCACCTCCTAAACCCACCCAAGTTCCACAGCTGGGCCCCTTCTCCCCTCCAGATGCAGCTCCCCCTTCCCAGGATCTGCCCTCTGGAGTCTATGCCCCACCCATGCCAGGAATTCCTCCCCCTATACCCCACACCCCCACTTCTTTCCTGGCCCAGGAAATCTCTGGCTGGGCAACGCTGGTGACGCTGAACAAGTCACTGCCCTACTCTGGGCCACAGTGTCTTCACCAGAGGTGAAACCCGCAGGTTAATggggagagggagctgggaggacacagcaaaggagaaacagccTGTGGGCTTTTCAGGCCCAGGATGCAGCCTGGCTTCTGGCCACGTTTCCCCATTCCAAACCTGCCCTGGACCTGCCCCTCAGCTCCTCATCTCCTCCCTCACGTGTTCTGGCTGCTCcagccctccccagcctcctcctgtCCCTCCATTCCCAGGCCAGCACCATGAGCCCAGTGGGTGCCCGGCTGCCCACACAGACACCTTTTGGAGGGCTTCACATGGAGCTGTGACACTGAGAGGCCAAGGGTCAAATTCCTGCCCCACAAGAGTGCCCCACCCAGCGGTTCCCACCAGCCGATTCGTCCCCCACCAGCCGATGCCTCTGCTGGCCTCACAGAGACCCCCTTAGGAGATTCTGGGTAGAATCTTCTTGAgatgaattaatttccaaaacctTTCCCAGTTGTTCCTCCCCTCCCTAGAGGCTCGCTTCATCTCTGTAGCGTtctggcacacacacactcacacacacacacacacacacacacacacacacacacacacacacacacacacacacacaccatgcaccTCACTTGTCCTCCCACTGCCCACTTGACCTCCCCTGCACCTCTGGACCCAGCTGGGAACAAGCAAGCCACCCCAAGTTCACAGTCCTGCTTGGCTTCACCAAACCTGCCCAGAAACCGCAGTCCCCCAGCCCTCAAAGGTGGGACAGACTGCAGCTCTGTGAGAAGTGGACTAGAGTTTCTTTCTGCCTCCATTACTCATTGTCCATCCCCTCCAAATACCTTCTTAGATtcctaaagaaaacaaatgtttaaggcataatttgttttcattatcttGGAATTCCAATGATTGCAGTCATAACAAAAGCTATCTGACATTTCCACATGCAatgtaatactttaaaaataaagccagaacagttttttaaaataaaatcaattgacAAAACACATATATGGCAACCAACTTTCCAAAAGAAGACAGAtccataaggaaaagaaaagtgaatcaAGCACGGATTGTATCAGCCAGTGCTTACCTCATACTTAGTTTATCTGCGCCCAtctctgttctaagcactttgtaTAGTGTAtgttattatctcattttaagaGCAGTAAAGcaaatgaatttgagtaaatggcccatggtcacacagctagtatgcagaaaagccaggatttgaaccttggCAGTTTGCACTGCTGGATTACttctaaaaaagaagagaaagaaacaaaatcaaatactaaacatgaaaaaaaaaatgttcaacttcACTCAAATTAAAGAAACACAACTAGAATAGCAATAAAAAGCCATTTTTACCTGTCGGGTTATCACGTGACTTAATCATTTGCTAACAGCGTTAGGGAATGTGTGGGTAACAAAGTTTTGTCCTTTATTGGTGCATCCTCTTTAGAAGGTAAGTTGGTGACAGCTATCAAAATTAAAGGCATTTCCTTTACCTCCGTAACCAAAACAAGTGAAATGAATATGCTTGTCCTTGGCCAGGCACATTCACTGCCAGGAACTTATCCTATAGATGTTCTCACCAgaagtgcacgcacacacacacacacacacacacatggtctctgttgctattattttatacataaaagacAGGGAACAATATAAATGCCCATTAGTTGGGTCTGATTCAATGCATTGAGCTGCACACATTCAGAGAAACGCTAtctattgaaaagaataaaagcctTTATACACTGATTGAAATTTTACCCTTGTATATTGATCGTACAaatcactgtgattttttttaaaactctcaggAGGCTCATGCCATCAGCTATGCCACATCCACCCTCTACCCTGTGACTGGTCTCAGTGGGCCCCACAGTCACCTCCTGATCCCCTGGCCACTCCCTCACATGCACCAGCGACTCTGGATCTGGGTTCTGGatgctcctctctcctcccccccaGCAACCTCATCTCCAGGCATATGACCCACTCAGTGTCTTAGCCTGATCCAGACTCCCCATTTCCAGAGCCTTCCATGTCCACCCTTTTTCTCTTGTCTCTGCCTGTGTCGGTCTCTGAAAGCTCAAACTCTGACCTCACACCACAGGACCGGTCATAACTCTGCCAGTGTCAGCAGGTGGACCCTTCAGCCACAGCAGCATCTCTAGTCCTGAATCCAATTATTCCATCTTCTACCCCCTAACCtcctttaggggcttccctggtgactcagatggtacagaatctgcctgcaatgtggaagacccaggtttggtccctgggtcaggaagatcccctggagaaagggaatggctacccactccagtattcttgcctggagaatctcatggacagaggagcctggcaggctacagctcatggggttgaaaagagccgGTCATGACTTAACcactaacactgtcactttctccatctctgggtcagtcTATACCCTGGATGTGTGCCCACCTCTTCCCTGGCTGGAAGCTCTTCTTCTTTGCAAAGCTTTCCCCAGTTCCCAAAATGGGACTGCAAGTGTTGAGAGCAGAGACAAGATGGAGCAGACTGATAAAGCAGAATTATCTTGGTAGGTAATGCTTGTCAAACCACCGGTGACCAATTCCAAAGTGACTGTCTGAGCTGACTGTACTGTTTCTGCATGTAACCCCCTCACTGTCAATAAAGGTCTTACCCCATGattgtgggggagggaggaggaagtcaGCCTTTAGACAGGCGtctgccctccccatccccaggttGTggacatccaaaataaagcaaacttttgtTTCCACCCACCTGAgttctttattggcttttgagtggcaaGAGGCTGTACCCCCACTTTCAGTAACAGGAGGGATCATCTTCACTGTGTGCTCGGCCTGTAGAGCATGGGACTGCATAGACACCTGTGGGCTTTAGGCATGGCTCCCATGGGCCTTGGGAAAGTCACGTCTCTCATTCCTTTATCTGCTGATTTAGACATTTAGAGAATGTTGACTCTGTGTAGCAATGCAGTATTTCCAGGGTGAGAAATGAGTCTCAGAGAGGGTAAAGTGACTCACACAAAGATAGATGGCTCACAAAAATGTCAGAGATGCAACAAAAATCCAGGCACCTTAACTTCTAGGTTAAGAAGACTTAGAGTAGAGATCTCCCTACCAAGTCACCCCTCTAGTGGCTTCCAATCTGGGGTCACCTAAGTCTCATCAGAGTCTGATTTTCTAAACTCGAGAACACTGAATCCCCCAGAGGGCTACCAGATCATCTCCTGCAACAAGCAAGAATATGTAAGTACACAGGTAGCCACCTTCATTTATAGCATATAGTCTTCACTCTTCACCCTGAGGCCTCAAGAGTTATCTACATACCATTCCCTAGCCCTTTCCCTGAGAAAAATTCCTTAGTCATTTGTAGAAAATGAACAGTTAtgctgagaaagaaaaggagagtcaaggggacttccctcgtggtccagtggctgagattctgagctcccaatgcaggggcctgcaTGCCATGACAAAGATTGGATCtaagatcctatgtgctgcaactaggaccCGGCACaacctaattaattaattactaataaataaaaataattatttaaaaagggTGAATCAAGACAGGAACGTTTTCTCCAAAAATATTGCAGATGGTATCAGCTTGCACCTTTGATCACTATTAACTTTTCAGAGTTTCTGACTTCATTGCCTTTAATTATAAAAGCTATTAATCAATACAGCCTACTTGGTAAAAACAACTCAAAAACTCAAGAAGCACATAGAAAGAAAGATGAACATCCTCTCTTCACTGCCCTAAATCTCACTCACTGACCTGTCCCTGTAGGTCACTACAGTAGTGTCTGtccttccatttattttcttttttaaattcatttttctcctccctggtgtttggaatttttttctatgtATCTCAAGTTTATTATTAATTAgatttcaat
This genomic stretch from Muntiacus reevesi chromosome 4, mMunRee1.1, whole genome shotgun sequence harbors:
- the KRT7 gene encoding keratin, type II cytoskeletal 7 produces the protein MSLHFGSQVFSSRSAAFPGRGPQVRLSSVRPSGFGSSSSLYGLGASRPRVAARSSYGAPVGTGIRAVTVNQSLLTPLQVDIDPAIQQVRQEEREQIKTLNNKFASFIDKVWFLEQQNKLLETKWALLQEQKSAKSNRLPGIFEAHIAGLRKQLEVLQLDGGRLEVELRNMQDVVEDFKNKYEDEINRRTAAENEFVVLKKDVDVAYMNKVELEAKVDALNDEINFLRTLYEQELKELQSEVSDMSVVLSMDNNRSLDLDSIIAEVKAQYEEIANRSRAEAEAWYQTKFETLQAQAGKHGDDLRNTRNEITDMNRAVQRLQAEIDSIKNQRAKLEAAIADAEQRGELAVKDARAKQEDLEAALQKAKQDMTRQLREYQELMNIKLALDIEIATYRKLLEGEESRLTGDGVGAVNISVVSSTGGSGSRLTFGGTMGNNALRFSSGGGPGTLKAHSMRTTSATSRSTRN